One genomic segment of Ignavibacteriota bacterium includes these proteins:
- a CDS encoding FAD-binding protein produces the protein MIKEIDISIPPDFINDYDFIKNLSAEKLNLNFSEINNVVILKRSIDSRRKPIFFLKVNVFVNESPKEIQSNFNFNPVKENKKVIIIGSGPAGLFAALKLIELGIKPIIFERGKNVRDRRFDLKSIMQNGIVNPNSNYCFGEGGAGTYSDGKLYTRSNKRGNVSRILDLLIYHGANPEIAIDAHPHIGSNKLPKIIQNIRETILKCNGEIHFNSRVTDFIISEKKIKGVIVNNSEEYFADSVIVSTGHSARDIYEMFKKNNLKLESKPFAIGVRIEHPQALIDSIQYHSKIRHENLPAANYSLACQINDKGVYSFCMCPGGIIIPASTNQGELVLNGMSVSKRNSPFANSGLVVEVNEKDWKHLNHFKEFSGLEFQKEIEELAFKIGGANQTAPAQRVTDFVKNKISQNLLKSSYIPGLISANLNELFSKQISESLKKSLFEFNKKMKGYFTEEAQILAVESRTSSPIRIPRDKETLMHIDVEGLFPAGEGAGYAGGIVSAAIDGERCAEKSVKFIC, from the coding sequence ATGATAAAAGAAATAGATATTTCCATCCCACCGGATTTTATAAACGATTACGATTTTATTAAAAACCTTTCCGCAGAAAAACTCAATCTTAATTTTAGTGAAATAAATAATGTTGTAATTTTAAAAAGGTCAATAGATTCAAGGCGTAAACCAATTTTTTTTCTTAAAGTAAATGTTTTTGTTAATGAATCACCAAAAGAAATTCAATCAAATTTTAATTTTAATCCGGTAAAAGAGAATAAAAAAGTTATAATAATTGGAAGCGGTCCAGCTGGACTTTTTGCAGCATTAAAATTAATTGAATTGGGAATTAAACCAATTATTTTTGAGCGTGGAAAAAATGTCAGAGATCGTAGGTTTGATCTTAAATCAATTATGCAAAATGGAATTGTTAATCCTAATTCAAATTATTGTTTTGGTGAAGGCGGTGCGGGAACATACAGCGATGGCAAACTTTACACTCGATCAAATAAAAGAGGAAATGTTAGCAGAATTTTAGATTTATTAATTTATCATGGTGCCAATCCGGAAATTGCAATTGATGCTCATCCGCATATTGGATCAAATAAACTTCCCAAAATCATTCAAAATATTAGAGAAACAATTTTAAAGTGTAATGGGGAAATACACTTTAATTCCAGAGTTACAGATTTTATTATTTCTGAAAAAAAAATTAAAGGTGTAATTGTAAATAATTCTGAGGAATATTTCGCTGATTCTGTAATTGTTTCAACCGGACATTCAGCACGAGATATTTATGAAATGTTTAAGAAAAATAATTTAAAATTAGAATCAAAACCTTTTGCAATTGGTGTTAGAATTGAGCATCCGCAAGCGCTGATTGACTCAATTCAATATCATTCAAAAATTCGTCATGAGAATTTACCAGCAGCAAATTACAGTTTAGCTTGTCAAATTAATGATAAGGGAGTTTATTCGTTTTGCATGTGTCCGGGCGGAATAATAATTCCCGCTTCAACAAATCAAGGTGAATTAGTTTTAAATGGAATGTCGGTTTCGAAACGGAATTCTCCATTTGCAAATAGCGGTTTGGTTGTTGAAGTAAATGAAAAAGATTGGAAACATTTAAATCATTTTAAAGAATTTTCCGGATTAGAATTTCAAAAAGAAATTGAAGAATTAGCTTTTAAGATTGGAGGTGCCAATCAAACAGCACCGGCACAAAGAGTTACAGATTTCGTGAAGAATAAAATTTCGCAAAATTTATTAAAATCATCATATATCCCGGGATTAATATCAGCAAATTTAAATGAACTTTTTTCAAAGCAAATTTCGGAAAGTCTTAAAAAATCCTTATTTGAATTCAACAAAAAAATGAAAGGTTATTTTACCGAAGAAGCTCAAATATTAGCAGTTGAATCAAGAACAAGTTCGCCAATTAGAATTCCAAGAGATAAAGAAACACTTATGCACATTGATGTTGAGGGATTATTCCCAGCCGGAGAAGGTGCTGGTTATGCCGGCGGAATTGTTTCCGCCGCAATTGATGGAGAAAGATGCGCTGAGAAATCAGTAAAATTTATTTGCTAA
- a CDS encoding SGNH/GDSL hydrolase family protein, whose amino-acid sequence MFITKIVLKTIIVFLIMNEILLSQDWANLNRFKNENDSVNINLDEDRIVFMGNSITQGWIEQRPEFFDGKPFINRGISGQTTPQMLLRFRQDVINLKPKVVVILAGTNDIAGNTGPSTLEMILDNLKSMSEIAKANGIKVILSSVVPAFDYPWKSGMYPNEKIPQLNKMIKKYCDENDVIYLDYFSAMTDERNGLPEKFSADGVHPNADGYKIMEPLVEAAIKKALE is encoded by the coding sequence ATGTTTATCACAAAAATTGTATTAAAAACAATTATAGTATTTTTAATTATGAATGAAATATTACTTTCGCAAGATTGGGCAAATTTAAACAGATTTAAAAATGAAAATGATTCTGTAAATATCAACCTCGATGAAGACCGAATAGTATTTATGGGGAACTCAATTACGCAAGGCTGGATTGAGCAACGACCGGAATTTTTTGACGGCAAGCCATTTATAAATAGAGGAATCAGCGGACAAACTACACCGCAAATGTTATTGCGATTTCGACAAGACGTAATAAATTTAAAACCAAAAGTTGTTGTAATTTTAGCTGGAACAAATGATATTGCCGGAAATACAGGACCATCAACATTAGAAATGATTTTGGATAATTTAAAATCGATGTCAGAAATTGCAAAAGCGAATGGAATTAAAGTTATTCTATCATCGGTTGTTCCGGCATTTGATTATCCATGGAAATCCGGAATGTATCCCAATGAAAAAATTCCGCAATTAAATAAAATGATAAAAAAATATTGCGATGAAAATGATGTAATTTATTTAGATTATTTTTCTGCTATGACTGATGAAAGAAATGGTTTACCAGAAAAATTTTCTGCTGATGGAGTTCACCCAAATGCAGATGGATATAAAATTATGGAGCCATTAGTTGAAGCAGCAATAAAAAAAGCATTGGAATAA
- a CDS encoding prephenate dehydrogenase/arogenate dehydrogenase family protein — MTKIIENVSIIGLGLIGGSIAKALKNSDRNFFISAFDEPKILEKALNQKVIDEILFNANESVNSDLIFLCLPLENNLKFFKEFAPILNENTILTDVSGVKYIFQKEWEKLKSKGIYIGGHPMTGKEVAGFDNSDPLLFENTVYIVTEDLNADKILQDFKNIIELLGSHILHIPAKQHDVIAASVSHLPQLLSVALVNSASLKTDDYNFLDLAAGGFRDMTRIASSDFNIWESVIVKNKNQILNAIEGFEYELKKVKSWINNDDLKSIEKYFNSARQHRDEIPKNSKGFLTPIYDIFIFVKDEPGVISKISTKLYKNNINIKDIELLKIREGNGGTFRISFESKEVAEHAKKIIGKLGFKFRE; from the coding sequence ATGACAAAAATTATTGAGAATGTTTCAATTATTGGATTAGGATTAATTGGCGGTTCTATTGCAAAAGCGTTAAAAAATAGTGACCGCAATTTTTTTATTTCCGCTTTCGATGAACCTAAAATTTTAGAGAAAGCTTTAAATCAAAAAGTAATTGATGAAATACTTTTCAATGCAAATGAGTCAGTAAATTCTGATTTAATTTTTCTTTGCCTTCCTTTAGAAAACAATTTAAAATTCTTCAAAGAATTTGCTCCAATCTTAAATGAAAATACAATTCTTACCGATGTTTCCGGAGTAAAATATATTTTTCAAAAAGAATGGGAAAAATTAAAAAGCAAAGGAATTTATATTGGCGGACATCCAATGACAGGAAAAGAAGTTGCCGGCTTTGATAATTCCGATCCTCTACTTTTTGAGAATACGGTTTATATTGTTACCGAAGATTTAAATGCCGACAAAATACTTCAAGACTTTAAAAATATCATTGAATTATTAGGATCTCATATTCTTCACATTCCGGCAAAGCAACATGATGTTATTGCAGCAAGTGTAAGCCATTTGCCGCAATTACTTTCCGTAGCTTTGGTAAATTCTGCAAGTTTAAAAACTGATGACTATAACTTTCTAGATTTAGCAGCCGGCGGTTTTAGAGATATGACCCGCATTGCATCAAGCGATTTTAATATTTGGGAATCTGTAATTGTTAAAAATAAAAATCAAATTCTTAATGCAATTGAGGGGTTTGAATATGAACTTAAAAAAGTAAAAAGTTGGATCAACAATGATGATTTAAAATCCATTGAAAAATATTTTAATTCTGCAAGACAGCATCGTGATGAAATTCCAAAAAATAGCAAAGGTTTTCTTACTCCAATTTATGATATTTTTATTTTCGTTAAAGATGAGCCCGGCGTAATTAGTAAAATTTCAACAAAACTTTATAAGAATAATATTAATATTAAGGATATTGAACTTTTGAAAATCCGTGAAGGTAACGGCGGAACATTTAGAATTTCATTTGAATCAAAAGAAGTTGCTGAGCATGCAAAAAAAATAATTGGCAAACTTGGTTTTAAGTTTCGGGAATAA
- the aroF gene encoding 3-deoxy-7-phosphoheptulonate synthase: MVVILENNATEEQIKNIKKHLEDFGFQIHESAGVQRTILGAIGVKPGFDTRIIRILEGVADVYRITSPFKLASRNFKEEKTVLKIKDVEIGGNKIAVMAGPCSVESEEQIFKLAEVVARSGSKILRGGAFKPRSSPYSFQGMGEEGLKLMRQAADKYGLLVITEVMQIDHIDLIAKYTDIFQLGARNMQNFSLLKELSQSTVPVMVKRGLAATIEEWLMSAEYILAGGNKNVILCERGIRTFETYTRNTFDLSAIPIVHKKSHLPVVADPSHATGLRDQVPPMARAAVAAGADALMIEIHHDPENALSDGPQALLPDTFIGLMDELRAIANAIGKTI; encoded by the coding sequence ATGGTAGTAATTTTAGAAAATAATGCAACCGAAGAACAAATAAAAAATATAAAAAAACATCTTGAAGATTTCGGATTTCAAATACATGAATCTGCAGGAGTACAAAGAACAATTCTAGGAGCAATTGGAGTAAAACCCGGATTTGATACAAGAATAATTCGAATTCTTGAAGGTGTCGCCGATGTTTACAGAATAACATCTCCATTTAAATTAGCAAGCAGAAATTTTAAGGAAGAAAAGACTGTCCTTAAAATTAAAGATGTGGAAATCGGCGGAAATAAAATAGCAGTAATGGCCGGACCTTGCTCGGTTGAAAGTGAAGAACAGATTTTTAAACTTGCTGAAGTAGTTGCCAGATCAGGATCAAAAATATTAAGAGGCGGCGCTTTTAAACCACGATCTTCACCTTATTCATTTCAAGGAATGGGCGAAGAAGGTTTAAAATTAATGAGACAAGCCGCTGATAAATATGGATTGTTAGTAATCACAGAAGTTATGCAAATTGATCATATTGATTTAATTGCAAAGTACACTGATATTTTTCAATTAGGTGCAAGAAATATGCAAAACTTTTCATTGCTTAAAGAATTATCCCAAAGTACAGTTCCGGTAATGGTTAAACGCGGATTGGCTGCAACAATTGAAGAATGGTTAATGTCGGCAGAATATATTTTAGCGGGCGGAAATAAAAATGTAATCCTTTGCGAAAGAGGAATTAGAACATTTGAAACTTATACAAGAAACACATTTGATTTATCAGCAATTCCAATTGTTCATAAAAAAAGTCATTTACCGGTTGTTGCAGATCCATCACACGCAACTGGATTAAGAGATCAAGTTCCGCCAATGGCAAGAGCCGCAGTTGCTGCCGGAGCGGATGCGTTAATGATTGAAATACATCATGATCCGGAAAATGCTTTATCTGATGGACCGCAAGCATTATTACCGGATACATTTATTGGACTTATGGATGAGCTTCGTGCAATTGCAAATGCTATTGGAAAAACTATTTAA
- a CDS encoding DUF1684 domain-containing protein: MKKKLILFSTSLILLFLISCNNYTPEEKAYIKSVEEKREVIDEWMKDDPNSPFNYKGKIEFSGLNYFDVDPSFVFKSKIIEYDEKVDVPVFGTKGEERAALRFGYLNFNKDGKEYKLNLYANMGQDSSVYYSIWFTDKTTAKQTYGVGRYLSFELDPNKDHIYTIDFNLAFNPYCAYSADYSCAIPTQDDYLDLKVTAGEKTYHD; this comes from the coding sequence ATGAAAAAAAAACTGATATTATTTTCAACATCGCTAATTTTATTATTTTTAATAAGTTGTAATAATTATACTCCGGAAGAAAAAGCATATATTAAATCAGTTGAAGAAAAAAGAGAAGTAATAGATGAATGGATGAAAGACGATCCAAATTCACCATTTAATTATAAGGGTAAAATTGAATTCAGCGGATTAAATTATTTTGATGTAGATCCATCATTTGTTTTTAAAAGTAAAATAATTGAATATGATGAAAAAGTTGATGTTCCCGTTTTTGGCACTAAGGGAGAGGAAAGAGCAGCACTTAGATTTGGTTATCTAAATTTTAATAAAGATGGTAAAGAATATAAATTAAATCTTTATGCAAATATGGGACAAGACAGTTCCGTATATTACAGCATTTGGTTCACTGATAAAACTACAGCTAAACAAACATACGGAGTGGGACGATATTTATCATTTGAACTTGATCCAAACAAAGATCATATTTACACTATTGATTTTAATTTGGCATTTAATCCATATTGTGCATATAGTGCTGATTATTCTTGTGCAATTCCAACGCAAGATGATTATTTGGATTTGAAAGTAACAGCCGGCGAAAAAACATATCATGACTAA
- the mutS gene encoding DNA mismatch repair protein MutS — protein MAQYHKIKNQYPDTLLLFRVGDFFETFEEDAKTASKVLGITLTKRANGKAGEVPLAGFPHHAIDTYLPKLVKAGLRVAVCEQTENPKFAKGIVKREVVEVVTPGVVFSDKLLEHKKNNYLASIFLGDNFAGISFSDISTGEFFTFETQILKVGEQIETIQPSEIIVAKKQFTEITEIINQAKYNCKVTRIDDWVFTSDYSNDLLKEQFKTQTLKGFGIENLTSGIISAGSILYYLKDTQKSNLGHLTKISLYNSSEFMYLDLSTKRNLEILYTMQDGQREGSLISVLDKTKTAMGARLLKKWINAPLRNKEQIDKRLECVEDFHKNKSLRKNLQNEFREIGDLERLISKVCTNRANPRELVFLKNSIKKIPILKQLLDQSNSEIIGIINSKLFDLNEVFEKVELAIVDDPPISITDGGIIRNGFNEELDELRDLSLNAKSWIANLQKTERERSNISSLKVSYNKVFGYYIEISNANKNKVPDNYIRKQTLVNGERFITPELKEYEDKILNAEENIGNLEYQLFNEIRLAVANEAEKIQKNAQLIGMLDCYLSFAECADEYNYVKPEISNDEEILITNGRHPVVERILPAGEKFTPNDYNLNNSETQIIILTGPNMAGKSVYLRQIGLIVLLAQIGSFVPAEKAKIGIVDRIYTRVGASDNISAGESTFLVEMQEAANILNNATNKSLILLDEIGRGTSTFDGLSIAWAITEFLHENPNVNAKTLFATHYHELNEMAEIFPRIKNFKVEVREYDDKVIFLHKVSSGGADHSYGIQVAQMAGLPDFVTKRAKQILINLEDKELTPYEVKKQKIQKFKQNEFQINLFEMKDEELRNEIAGISLDEMTPLEALNRLNELKKKVNKES, from the coding sequence ATGGCTCAATATCATAAAATTAAAAATCAGTATCCCGATACACTTTTGTTATTTAGGGTTGGTGATTTTTTTGAAACTTTTGAGGAAGATGCAAAAACAGCTTCAAAGGTTTTAGGAATTACTTTAACTAAAAGAGCAAATGGTAAAGCCGGTGAAGTTCCTTTAGCAGGATTTCCTCATCACGCAATTGATACTTATTTACCCAAATTAGTTAAAGCCGGATTAAGAGTTGCGGTTTGCGAACAAACGGAAAATCCAAAATTTGCAAAAGGAATTGTTAAACGTGAAGTTGTTGAAGTTGTAACTCCCGGAGTAGTTTTTTCCGATAAACTTTTAGAACATAAAAAAAATAATTATTTAGCTTCAATTTTTCTTGGTGATAATTTTGCGGGAATTTCATTTAGCGATATTTCCACCGGAGAATTTTTCACTTTTGAAACTCAAATTTTAAAAGTCGGTGAACAAATAGAAACTATTCAGCCATCAGAAATTATTGTTGCTAAAAAGCAATTTACTGAAATAACCGAAATTATTAATCAAGCAAAATATAATTGTAAAGTTACACGAATTGACGATTGGGTTTTTACTTCGGATTATTCAAATGATTTGCTGAAAGAACAATTTAAAACTCAAACTCTAAAAGGTTTTGGGATTGAAAATCTAACTTCGGGAATTATTTCTGCCGGATCAATTCTATATTATCTTAAGGATACACAAAAATCAAATCTCGGTCATTTAACAAAAATTTCTTTATACAATTCTTCGGAATTTATGTATTTGGATTTATCGACAAAAAGAAATTTGGAAATTCTTTACACAATGCAGGATGGACAAAGAGAAGGTTCGCTAATTTCTGTACTTGATAAAACAAAAACTGCAATGGGCGCAAGACTTTTAAAGAAATGGATTAACGCGCCATTGCGAAATAAAGAACAAATTGATAAACGTTTGGAATGCGTTGAGGATTTTCATAAAAATAAAAGTTTACGAAAAAATCTTCAAAATGAATTTAGAGAAATTGGCGATCTTGAAAGATTAATTTCCAAAGTCTGCACAAATCGAGCAAATCCTCGTGAATTGGTTTTTCTAAAAAATTCCATAAAAAAAATTCCTATTCTAAAACAATTACTTGATCAATCAAATTCTGAAATTATTGGAATAATAAATTCCAAACTTTTTGATTTAAATGAAGTTTTTGAAAAAGTTGAGTTAGCAATTGTTGATGATCCGCCTATTTCAATTACGGATGGCGGAATTATTCGTAATGGATTTAATGAAGAATTAGACGAACTGCGTGATCTTTCGTTAAATGCAAAAAGTTGGATTGCAAATCTTCAAAAAACAGAAAGAGAAAGAAGTAATATTTCTTCGTTAAAAGTTAGCTACAATAAAGTTTTTGGATATTACATTGAAATAAGTAATGCAAATAAAAATAAAGTTCCCGATAATTATATACGTAAGCAAACTTTAGTAAACGGAGAAAGATTTATAACTCCGGAATTGAAAGAATATGAAGATAAAATTTTAAATGCGGAAGAAAATATCGGTAATTTGGAATATCAACTTTTTAATGAAATTAGATTAGCAGTCGCAAACGAAGCGGAGAAAATTCAGAAAAATGCTCAGTTAATTGGAATGCTTGATTGTTATTTATCTTTTGCAGAATGCGCCGATGAATACAATTATGTAAAACCGGAAATTTCAAACGATGAAGAAATTTTAATTACAAACGGAAGACATCCGGTTGTTGAAAGAATTTTACCAGCCGGAGAAAAATTTACACCGAATGATTATAATCTAAATAATTCCGAAACTCAAATTATAATTTTAACCGGTCCAAATATGGCGGGAAAATCTGTATATCTTCGTCAAATTGGATTAATAGTTTTGCTTGCACAAATTGGTTCTTTTGTTCCGGCAGAAAAAGCAAAAATTGGAATTGTAGATAGAATTTATACGCGTGTTGGCGCAAGCGATAATATTTCCGCAGGAGAAAGTACATTCCTTGTTGAAATGCAGGAAGCTGCAAATATTTTAAACAATGCAACAAATAAAAGTTTAATTTTGCTTGATGAAATCGGTCGCGGAACAAGTACTTTTGACGGACTTTCAATTGCTTGGGCAATTACGGAATTTCTTCATGAAAATCCGAACGTGAATGCAAAAACATTATTTGCTACTCATTATCATGAATTGAACGAAATGGCTGAAATTTTTCCAAGGATAAAAAATTTCAAAGTTGAAGTTAGAGAATATGACGACAAAGTAATTTTTCTGCACAAAGTTTCATCCGGCGGAGCTGATCATAGTTATGGAATTCAAGTAGCACAAATGGCGGGATTGCCGGATTTTGTTACAAAACGTGCAAAACAAATTTTAATAAATTTGGAAGATAAAGAATTGACTCCTTACGAAGTCAAAAAACAAAAAATTCAAAAATTCAAACAAAATGAATTTCAGATAAATCTTTTTGAAATGAAAGATGAAGAATTGAGAAATGAAATTGCGGGAATTTCGTTGGATGAAATGACTCCGCTTGAAGCTCTGAACAGATTAAATGAATTAAAGAAAAAAGTAAATAAGGAATCTTAA